The following coding sequences are from one Paenibacillus stellifer window:
- a CDS encoding methionine ABC transporter permease: MMSTTVSTDQFMQAIVDTLYMVGMSLFVGSLIGIPIGILLVVTRPGGVLENKILYAVINPVINIVRSLPFIILLVAIIPFTRFIVQTSIGTNAAIVPLIIYIAPYIGRLVENSLLEVNPGILEAAESMGATPFQVIRYFLLPEAVGSLILSLTTATIGLIGATAMAGTVGGGGVGDLAIVYGYQRFDTVVVVATVIILIIFVQGIQSFGNTLARKIRRY, translated from the coding sequence ATGATGTCAACTACAGTTTCAACTGATCAGTTCATGCAAGCGATCGTGGATACCCTGTATATGGTGGGGATGTCCTTGTTCGTGGGATCGTTAATTGGAATACCTATCGGGATCCTGCTTGTTGTTACCCGTCCGGGCGGGGTGCTGGAGAACAAAATCCTGTACGCCGTAATCAATCCCGTGATTAACATTGTCCGCTCCCTGCCATTTATCATATTGCTCGTCGCCATTATTCCGTTCACCCGGTTCATTGTGCAGACTTCAATTGGGACGAACGCAGCGATTGTGCCGCTTATTATTTACATCGCACCTTACATCGGGCGGCTGGTAGAGAATTCCTTGCTTGAAGTAAACCCGGGAATTCTCGAAGCGGCAGAGTCGATGGGGGCAACACCGTTTCAGGTCATCCGGTATTTTTTATTACCCGAGGCCGTAGGATCGCTAATTCTGTCCTTGACGACTGCAACCATCGGTTTGATCGGTGCGACTGCGATGGCTGGAACGGTTGGCGGCGGCGGAGTCGGAGACTTGGCGATCGTATATGGATACCAGCGGTTTGACACAGTTGTTGTCGTTGCCACCGTAATTATCCTGATTATTTTCGTCCAGGGCATTCAGTCATTTGGCAACACATTGGCGAGAAAGATTCGCCGCTATTAG
- a CDS encoding uroporphyrinogen decarboxylase family protein: MSEWSKQDRFHAILSGERADRPIVSGWRHFIDKEQNAEDLAEITISFTKKYDWDWVKINPRATYLAEAWGNKYDFKDYQTVFPRQETTAVPAAANLWDLDVKKAADSAPLLEQLDAVRKIRQGLPDTPLIQTVFSPLTVLLFIVGRSAYVTKTVFGIDHPVTLESVFTEHRAAAHHALHAISLTLADYVQELKQAGSDGLFYAVTGTAHPGLFDEAMFNEFSRPYDSIVLEAASYGKNVLHTCGAYSQPEKFNDYRIDGISWDTKAEGNPDLDAALTATKVGGVDHALFAGNDISQIQQQAEEALQLMKDQPFILAPNCAIPLNVTDEALLQLKKSVSEKGTKV; the protein is encoded by the coding sequence GTGAGTGAATGGAGCAAACAAGATCGGTTTCATGCTATTTTATCCGGTGAAAGAGCGGATCGTCCGATTGTCAGCGGCTGGCGCCATTTCATCGACAAAGAACAGAATGCGGAAGATCTGGCGGAGATAACGATTTCATTTACCAAAAAATATGATTGGGATTGGGTCAAAATCAACCCGAGAGCAACGTATCTGGCTGAAGCCTGGGGCAACAAGTATGACTTTAAGGACTACCAGACGGTATTTCCCAGACAGGAGACAACCGCTGTTCCAGCCGCTGCCAATCTTTGGGACCTTGATGTGAAAAAAGCTGCGGATTCAGCGCCATTATTGGAGCAGCTGGATGCGGTGCGGAAGATTCGCCAGGGGCTGCCGGATACTCCATTAATTCAAACCGTGTTTTCACCATTAACCGTTCTGCTGTTTATTGTAGGCCGATCCGCGTATGTGACCAAAACGGTGTTCGGCATTGATCATCCGGTCACTCTGGAATCCGTGTTCACGGAGCACAGAGCGGCGGCGCATCACGCGCTGCATGCCATTTCATTAACCTTGGCCGATTATGTGCAAGAGCTGAAGCAAGCGGGATCAGACGGACTGTTCTACGCGGTGACAGGCACAGCCCATCCGGGATTGTTCGACGAAGCGATGTTTAATGAATTTTCCAGACCTTATGATTCCATTGTACTTGAAGCTGCGAGCTACGGGAAAAATGTTCTGCATACTTGCGGAGCTTATTCCCAGCCTGAAAAATTTAACGATTACCGGATAGACGGGATCAGTTGGGACACGAAAGCCGAAGGAAATCCGGATCTGGATGCGGCTCTGACCGCAACCAAGGTAGGCGGCGTCGACCATGCTCTTTTTGCGGGAAATGACATTTCTCAAATTCAGCAGCAGGCCGAGGAAGCCTTGCAACTGATGAAGGACCAGCCTTTTATTCTCGCTCCCAACTGCGCGATCCCGCTTAACGTAACCGATGAGGCGCTCTTGCAGTTGAAAAAATCCGTATCAGAAAAGGGGACAAAAGTATGA
- a CDS encoding MetQ/NlpA family ABC transporter substrate-binding protein, translating to MKKLLLIMLVGVVALLSACGKDSNSGAATEEKKEITVGFGVGTYEEQFRQSILPILEKKGYKVNIKTFSQNMQVNPAMKEGSIDASIFQSTAYMEAINKEIGADMVGIAYVPGAPQGLYSVKHTTLDDVKDGTTVAVPNDPVNQERALRILEELGWVKIKEGAGVEDFNINSMEPDKYNIDIKILDPAQILVSLEDVDYGVVNGNYIANAGKKITDALKIENTPMQHRIIVSINKKDENTQWAKDLKAAYESPEFEEYIKGIEKYDGFILPEAWNNN from the coding sequence ATGAAAAAGTTGTTGCTCATTATGTTAGTCGGGGTTGTAGCATTGTTGTCGGCTTGCGGTAAAGACTCAAATTCAGGGGCCGCGACGGAAGAGAAGAAAGAGATTACCGTTGGATTTGGCGTCGGCACATATGAAGAGCAGTTCCGCCAATCGATTCTGCCGATTCTGGAGAAGAAGGGCTACAAGGTTAATATTAAAACCTTCTCCCAGAACATGCAGGTCAACCCGGCCATGAAGGAAGGCTCGATTGATGCAAGCATCTTCCAGAGCACGGCGTACATGGAGGCGATCAATAAAGAAATTGGCGCGGACATGGTTGGAATCGCCTATGTGCCGGGAGCGCCGCAAGGTCTGTACTCTGTGAAGCACACCACACTCGATGATGTTAAAGACGGCACTACCGTTGCTGTTCCTAATGATCCGGTCAACCAGGAACGCGCACTTCGGATTCTGGAAGAACTTGGTTGGGTTAAGATTAAAGAGGGTGCAGGTGTAGAGGACTTTAACATCAATAGCATGGAGCCGGACAAGTACAACATTGATATTAAAATTCTGGACCCTGCCCAAATCCTCGTATCGCTGGAAGACGTTGATTATGGAGTCGTTAACGGTAATTACATTGCAAATGCCGGTAAAAAGATTACGGACGCGCTGAAAATCGAAAATACGCCAATGCAGCACAGAATCATCGTATCCATCAATAAGAAAGATGAGAACACGCAATGGGCCAAAGACCTGAAAGCAGCTTACGAGTCGCCGGAGTTTGAAGAATACATCAAGGGTATCGAAAAGTACGACGGATTCATTCTGCCTGAGGCTTGGAACAACAATTAA
- the proC gene encoding pyrroline-5-carboxylate reductase yields MAELIEERIHFIGGGQMAEAIIRAIVSNQTISADRISVTDINEARLQFLDKTYGVNTDSSQEKFLAEADLIVIAVRPQDNLAALGQAVQKSAASAAAIVSIVAGVTIEKLAGFFGAERPIARVIPNTLTDTGYGYSGVALNANANREQVDGFLGGFGKVQYLDEALIDIFTGFGVAGPNYIYYFIESLADAGVLAGLPRELAWNVALENCVGAVAMLKHTGLHPRQLLDINNSPGGVGINGLYELNNSDFAAGLQRSVLAAVKRTTELGAK; encoded by the coding sequence GTGGCTGAGTTGATCGAGGAACGGATTCACTTTATTGGCGGCGGACAAATGGCCGAGGCCATCATCCGCGCTATTGTATCCAATCAGACGATATCTGCGGATCGAATTAGCGTAACGGATATCAATGAGGCGCGCCTTCAGTTTCTTGACAAGACTTATGGAGTGAATACGGACAGCTCCCAGGAGAAATTTCTGGCTGAGGCAGACTTGATTGTGATTGCGGTCCGGCCGCAGGACAATCTGGCTGCATTGGGACAAGCTGTACAGAAATCCGCTGCATCCGCCGCCGCAATCGTGTCGATTGTGGCGGGTGTAACGATCGAGAAGCTGGCCGGCTTCTTTGGAGCTGAGCGTCCAATTGCCCGGGTCATTCCCAATACGTTGACCGACACGGGTTACGGCTACAGCGGGGTAGCGCTGAATGCGAACGCCAATCGGGAGCAGGTAGACGGCTTCCTAGGCGGATTCGGCAAAGTTCAATATCTGGACGAGGCCTTGATTGACATCTTCACCGGATTTGGCGTGGCTGGACCGAATTACATCTATTACTTCATTGAGTCACTTGCGGATGCCGGTGTGCTCGCCGGATTGCCGCGGGAACTGGCGTGGAACGTTGCATTGGAAAACTGCGTTGGAGCTGTTGCCATGCTGAAGCACACCGGACTACATCCAAGACAACTGCTTGATATCAACAACTCACCCGGCGGTGTAGGCATTAACGGCCTGTATGAACTGAACAACAGCGATTTCGCTGCCGGCCTGCAGAGAAGTGTTCTGGCAGCCGTTAAGCGGACAACGGAGTTAGGGGCGAAATAA
- a CDS encoding VOC family protein, which yields MASKKWDHLVHYVNDLDQPVEIFREHGLIAFRGGSHTDWGTHNSLSYFGLTYIEFLGIENLELAKATEHNRVVKDAVGTLPEHEVLSRVVIRTDDIEEMAASLEAAGLSLSPIMDGKRLDNKGRLIEWRMMTIDGDFGGLVYPFVIQWKGSDDERLERLTASGVIQPHPAGNAEMKRAVFHVSDPAAAAGHWGSLFGLTALEPVDKSVSLQIGDKFFDFVQGDENQFKQVIFESDAARLKGKSIRIGEGEYVFA from the coding sequence ATGGCAAGCAAAAAATGGGATCATCTTGTTCATTATGTCAACGATCTGGACCAGCCGGTTGAAATCTTCAGAGAGCATGGTTTGATTGCCTTCAGGGGAGGCTCGCATACGGATTGGGGAACTCATAATTCCTTAAGCTACTTTGGCTTGACCTATATCGAGTTTCTGGGCATCGAGAATCTAGAATTGGCAAAGGCGACGGAGCATAACCGTGTGGTGAAAGATGCGGTCGGCACATTGCCCGAGCATGAGGTTCTGAGCAGAGTCGTTATCCGGACCGATGACATTGAAGAAATGGCCGCTTCTTTGGAAGCGGCGGGCTTGAGCCTGTCTCCTATAATGGACGGCAAGCGTCTGGACAACAAAGGCAGATTAATCGAGTGGCGAATGATGACGATTGACGGTGATTTTGGAGGACTGGTCTATCCGTTCGTTATTCAATGGAAAGGTTCGGATGATGAACGATTGGAACGCTTAACGGCCTCCGGTGTTATTCAGCCCCATCCGGCCGGAAACGCCGAAATGAAAAGAGCAGTCTTCCATGTGTCCGATCCGGCAGCTGCTGCCGGGCACTGGGGAAGCTTGTTTGGCCTGACCGCCCTGGAGCCTGTAGACAAATCCGTCAGCCTTCAGATTGGCGACAAGTTTTTTGACTTCGTGCAAGGGGACGAGAACCAGTTCAAACAGGTGATTTTTGAAAGTGATGCTGCCCGGCTGAAAGGCAAGTCCATTCGGATTGGTGAAGGAGAATATGTTTTCGCATAA
- the liaF gene encoding cell wall-active antibiotics response protein LiaF, which yields MRRRVASQVFGGLILIGIGVLFLLRQLGYVSYDIGDLFSDFWPVILIILGIQGLLRGLEHGRGGSFIGPLILLLIGLYFLGDNLDVVDLSAGDFFTLLIPLALILGGLKVIFKPRRPGPPAPPPPAPQNYFPREGQDIEPPKPLESTLDDEFERKFGNTRMDGKSGGSGVSYDNEGRRHVTDWDQYLSKDEEDEDLQGPRDPWQEKKEWVERRRLDREERHERRHQEREERHERRHQERHERRASARSGHGQDWDYGDNKETTNRSTFIGDIHMGREHFQLKHTNISLFIGDTVLDLTNAQIPYGETKINLSAFIGDLKVYIPDDMDLGISVNSSSFIGDMDVLNESRSGFMSSLQYKTPYYKEAGKKIRINVSAFIGDIKVKTVG from the coding sequence ATGAGAAGACGAGTAGCCAGCCAGGTGTTCGGCGGTCTGATCCTTATAGGCATCGGCGTTCTGTTCCTGCTTCGGCAGTTGGGATATGTTTCATACGATATCGGTGATCTGTTCTCCGACTTCTGGCCGGTTATCCTGATCATTCTCGGTATTCAGGGACTGCTTAGAGGGTTGGAGCACGGTAGGGGCGGCTCCTTCATCGGCCCGCTGATCCTGCTGCTGATCGGGTTGTACTTCCTGGGCGACAATCTGGATGTCGTTGATTTGTCAGCCGGAGATTTCTTCACACTTCTGATCCCGCTTGCTCTGATCCTGGGCGGACTCAAGGTCATCTTCAAGCCGCGTCGTCCGGGGCCGCCCGCTCCCCCGCCTCCCGCGCCACAGAACTACTTCCCGCGAGAAGGTCAGGATATTGAGCCGCCGAAGCCGCTGGAGTCGACGCTGGACGATGAGTTTGAACGCAAGTTCGGAAATACGCGCATGGATGGCAAGAGCGGCGGCTCCGGAGTTTCATACGATAACGAAGGCCGTCGCCATGTCACCGACTGGGACCAATACTTGAGTAAAGATGAGGAAGATGAGGATCTTCAAGGCCCGCGGGACCCGTGGCAGGAGAAGAAAGAATGGGTTGAACGCCGCAGGCTGGATCGCGAGGAGCGGCATGAACGCAGACATCAGGAACGCGAGGAACGCCATGAACGCAGACATCAGGAGCGCCATGAGCGGAGAGCTTCTGCGCGAAGCGGTCACGGTCAGGACTGGGATTACGGCGATAACAAGGAGACGACGAACCGCTCCACTTTTATCGGCGATATCCACATGGGGCGCGAGCATTTTCAACTGAAGCATACGAACATTTCCCTGTTCATCGGCGATACCGTGCTCGATCTGACCAACGCCCAAATTCCATACGGCGAGACGAAGATCAATTTATCCGCATTCATCGGAGATCTCAAAGTCTACATTCCCGACGACATGGATCTCGGTATTTCCGTCAACAGCAGCTCCTTTATCGGGGACATGGATGTGCTGAACGAATCGCGAAGCGGCTTTATGAGCAGCCTTCAGTACAAAACCCCTTATTATAAGGAAGCCGGCAAAAAAATCCGCATTAACGTCAGCGCTTTTATCGGCGACATTAAAGTTAAGACGGTGGGGTGA
- a CDS encoding sensor histidine kinase, with product MGTIFKNTKWVLLLYFLLCGSVTAVLMYAGSCLGYIRVVDYRMWVYLCLGIVLFTAVIGYMAVQRIQRGIDHLDINMLQVAKGNLAVRMPDSDDPSFARVYHEFNTMMDAVENKMKLLQRLGEQEVIEKEKASESAVLEERRRMARDLHDTVSQQLFAIHMSASSLPKVLERNETQGRTVMDQLITMSQMAQKQMRALIAQLRPIELEGRDLFEALEKWFPDYCRQNGLKGMKELELQGELSEAIEHQLFLIIQEAMANIVKHSGARLVSLSLREGPRQVVLSISDDGQGFEIMQSKQGSYGLSTMRERAEKLGGQVEIISRKGAGTTIRVHIPKFVQGEPGRMISAVDSAANREEA from the coding sequence ATGGGGACTATATTTAAAAATACGAAGTGGGTGCTGCTGTTATACTTCCTGCTATGCGGGAGTGTAACAGCTGTCCTGATGTATGCAGGAAGCTGCCTGGGATATATCCGGGTTGTCGATTACCGCATGTGGGTGTATCTCTGCCTGGGCATCGTGCTGTTCACCGCCGTGATCGGCTATATGGCCGTGCAGCGGATTCAGCGGGGGATCGACCACCTGGATATTAACATGCTTCAGGTTGCCAAAGGGAATCTAGCGGTCCGGATGCCTGACAGCGACGACCCTTCTTTTGCACGGGTGTACCATGAATTCAATACAATGATGGATGCTGTCGAGAATAAAATGAAGCTGCTGCAGCGCCTCGGCGAGCAGGAGGTCATTGAGAAGGAGAAAGCATCCGAAAGCGCTGTTCTAGAGGAACGCCGGCGGATGGCCCGGGATTTGCATGATACCGTCAGCCAGCAGCTGTTCGCCATTCATATGTCTGCATCATCGCTGCCCAAGGTGCTGGAGCGGAACGAAACCCAGGGCCGGACAGTCATGGACCAGCTGATCACGATGTCGCAGATGGCGCAGAAGCAAATGCGCGCGCTGATCGCACAGCTGCGTCCAATCGAGCTGGAGGGCCGGGATCTGTTCGAGGCGCTGGAGAAGTGGTTCCCGGATTACTGCCGGCAGAACGGTCTGAAGGGCATGAAGGAGCTGGAGCTGCAGGGCGAGCTGTCGGAGGCGATTGAGCACCAGCTGTTTCTTATCATTCAGGAAGCGATGGCTAACATCGTGAAGCATTCGGGCGCGAGACTCGTCAGCCTGTCGCTGCGCGAAGGGCCGCGTCAAGTCGTGTTAAGCATCAGCGATGACGGCCAGGGATTTGAAATCATGCAGAGCAAGCAGGGATCATACGGTCTGTCGACGATGCGGGAACGGGCGGAGAAGCTCGGCGGACAAGTCGAGATTATCAGCCGCAAAGGTGCGGGAACCACGATCCGCGTACATATCCCCAAGTTCGTCCAGGGAGAACCCGGCCGGATGATTTCAGCTGTGGACTCAGCGGCGAACAGGGAAGAAGCATAA
- a CDS encoding response regulator — protein sequence MSDTGAIKILLVDDHDMVRMGLKTYLMLEPMFDVVAEASNGREALEMLRRGGEEGLPDLVLMDLMMPVMNGVETTRAVLSEFPGLKIVILTSFLEDDLVVDAIEAGAVSYVLKTVSAEELIYALQGAYRGMPVMTGDVSQALTRGIRQRTVQDDSSGLTEREREVLLLIAEGKSNKDIGEELHISIKTVKTHVSNLLMKCELEDRTQLAIYAHRKGWVSQ from the coding sequence ATGAGTGATACGGGTGCAATCAAAATACTGCTGGTTGACGATCATGATATGGTACGGATGGGGCTCAAGACTTACCTGATGCTGGAGCCGATGTTCGATGTGGTGGCGGAGGCTTCGAACGGCCGGGAAGCGCTGGAGATGCTTCGCCGTGGGGGCGAGGAAGGGCTGCCTGATCTGGTTCTGATGGATTTGATGATGCCGGTCATGAACGGTGTGGAGACGACCCGGGCGGTACTGTCCGAGTTCCCGGGCCTGAAGATCGTCATTCTGACCAGCTTCCTAGAGGATGATCTTGTCGTTGACGCCATTGAAGCGGGCGCTGTCAGCTATGTGCTCAAGACGGTCTCGGCTGAGGAATTGATCTACGCGCTCCAGGGGGCTTACCGCGGCATGCCGGTGATGACCGGCGACGTGTCCCAGGCGCTGACCCGCGGCATCCGCCAGCGGACGGTCCAGGATGATTCTTCGGGTCTGACCGAGCGTGAACGGGAGGTGCTGCTGCTCATCGCCGAAGGCAAGAGCAACAAGGATATCGGGGAAGAGCTGCATATCAGCATCAAGACGGTCAAGACGCATGTCAGCAACCTGCTGATGAAATGCGAGCTGGAGGACCGGACCCAACTGGCTATTTATGCGCACCGCAAGGGCTGGGTCAGCCAGTAA
- a CDS encoding S1C family serine protease, translating to MSENNNKFGGEDNGRMGRMEGQKPDREWNGSGQSPESESNSSYYYSYGPFKSINHSEPNSGSEEHYVRREPERVEVTPPQPVKPVPYPSIRPTGYGGGYGGNGTGGPGGNDGGWQYNQNRKPKKPVRTAVISFLAGMLVLSGSMFAADKGNWFTGNEEKAATAALSQGQAANESANVKPSTTTTKLVTGSNGVSGVVDEAGPAVVKIETLVKTNSRSSQSNPNMSDPFYQFFFGDQYGGNSSGSQQNNGSSSGSDSQLTPYGIGTGFIYDKAGYILTNEHVIENADVIQVTVDGNSKPYEAKLLGSSKDLDLAVLKIEGDNNFSTVPLGDSDAIKVGAEVVAIGNPQGFDHTVTAGVLSAKGRSIDINEEDGSGTRNYTDLLQTDASINPGNSGGPLLDESGQVIGMNVAVSTDSQGIGFAIPVNKIKEVVDKLEANQAIPKEPVPFIGASLMTITDEVAKQMGTDIKEGSVVAEIIYKSPAYVADLRPYDIITGINGTKYATSQELIDFIKTKKVGDKITLNVVRDGKKLDLPVTIGNKNDFDTTKTQSQSQQ from the coding sequence ATGAGCGAGAACAACAACAAGTTTGGTGGAGAAGACAACGGTCGCATGGGTCGCATGGAAGGACAGAAGCCGGATCGGGAATGGAACGGCAGCGGTCAGTCTCCCGAATCCGAATCGAACTCTTCCTATTACTATTCTTATGGACCTTTTAAATCCATTAACCATAGCGAACCAAATTCCGGCAGCGAGGAACATTATGTGCGCCGGGAACCAGAACGGGTTGAGGTAACGCCTCCCCAGCCGGTCAAGCCGGTTCCTTATCCTTCGATCCGGCCTACAGGTTACGGCGGCGGATACGGCGGGAATGGTACCGGCGGACCTGGCGGCAATGACGGCGGTTGGCAGTATAATCAAAACCGCAAGCCCAAGAAGCCGGTAAGGACGGCAGTCATATCCTTCCTGGCTGGCATGCTGGTGCTGTCCGGCTCCATGTTCGCTGCCGACAAAGGCAACTGGTTCACAGGGAATGAGGAGAAGGCGGCGACGGCTGCTCTATCCCAAGGCCAGGCGGCCAATGAGAGTGCCAATGTCAAACCGTCTACGACAACGACCAAGCTCGTTACAGGCTCGAATGGCGTATCCGGTGTCGTGGACGAAGCTGGTCCTGCGGTAGTCAAGATCGAAACTCTGGTCAAGACGAACTCCAGAAGCAGTCAGAGCAACCCGAATATGAGCGATCCGTTCTACCAATTCTTCTTCGGCGACCAATACGGCGGCAATTCCTCGGGCTCGCAGCAGAACAACGGCAGCAGCTCGGGTTCCGATTCACAGCTGACGCCTTACGGTATCGGAACCGGATTTATCTATGATAAAGCCGGATATATCCTGACCAACGAACATGTTATTGAGAATGCGGATGTGATCCAGGTAACGGTTGACGGCAACTCGAAGCCTTACGAAGCGAAGCTGCTCGGCTCCAGCAAGGATCTGGACCTTGCCGTTCTGAAGATTGAGGGCGACAACAACTTCTCGACCGTACCGCTCGGCGATTCCGATGCCATCAAGGTAGGGGCGGAAGTTGTGGCAATCGGGAATCCGCAAGGCTTTGACCATACGGTAACCGCTGGCGTACTGAGCGCCAAGGGCCGCAGCATTGATATTAACGAAGAAGACGGCAGCGGCACCCGCAACTACACGGATCTGCTGCAGACCGATGCTTCGATTAACCCCGGCAACTCCGGCGGACCGCTGCTGGACGAAAGCGGCCAGGTAATCGGCATGAACGTCGCCGTCAGCACTGATTCTCAGGGTATCGGCTTCGCGATTCCGGTGAACAAGATCAAAGAAGTGGTCGACAAGCTGGAAGCCAACCAGGCGATTCCGAAAGAACCGGTTCCGTTCATCGGCGCTTCGCTGATGACGATTACCGATGAAGTGGCGAAACAGATGGGAACGGACATCAAGGAAGGCTCCGTAGTAGCCGAAATCATCTACAAATCGCCGGCATATGTCGCCGACCTGCGTCCGTACGATATCATTACTGGCATCAACGGCACGAAGTATGCGACCAGCCAGGAATTGATCGACTTCATCAAGACCAAGAAGGTCGGAGACAAGATTACGCTGAATGTTGTCCGTGACGGCAAGAAGCTGGATCTGCCCGTGACGATCGGCAACAAGAACGACTTCGATACCACAAAGACCCAGAGCCAGTCGCAGCAGTAA
- a CDS encoding response regulator transcription factor codes for MRPTILIIDDDEKIISMLRRGLAFEGYDIKTASNGADGLRAVLNSNPDVVILDVMMPQVDGFEVCRRLREGGSSVPVLMLTAKDEVEHRVKGLDLGADDYLVKPFALEELLARVRALLRRKSEQSGGGEQAIMYEDITLDVDSREVTRGGKRLELTAKEFELLHLFMQNPKRVLSRDLIMDKIWGYDYSGESNVLEVYIAMLRQKTEEHGGKRLIQTIRGAGYILRGDN; via the coding sequence ATGCGACCGACTATTTTAATTATTGATGATGATGAGAAAATTATTTCCATGCTCCGGCGGGGGCTTGCTTTCGAGGGCTATGATATCAAGACGGCTTCCAACGGGGCCGACGGCCTCCGGGCAGTGCTGAACAGCAATCCGGATGTTGTAATTCTCGATGTTATGATGCCGCAGGTAGACGGCTTCGAGGTATGCCGCAGACTGAGAGAGGGCGGCAGCAGCGTTCCAGTTCTGATGCTGACAGCCAAGGATGAGGTGGAGCACAGGGTCAAGGGTCTTGATCTCGGAGCCGACGATTATCTAGTGAAGCCGTTTGCGCTGGAGGAGCTGCTGGCCCGTGTAAGAGCTCTGCTTCGCCGCAAGAGCGAGCAGAGCGGCGGGGGAGAGCAGGCGATCATGTACGAGGATATTACACTGGACGTCGATTCGCGCGAGGTGACGCGCGGCGGCAAGCGGCTGGAGCTGACAGCGAAGGAATTCGAGCTGCTCCACCTGTTCATGCAGAATCCAAAGCGGGTGCTCTCCAGGGATTTGATTATGGATAAAATCTGGGGCTATGATTACAGCGGTGAATCGAACGTACTTGAAGTTTATATCGCCATGCTCCGGCAGAAGACGGAGGAGCATGGCGGCAAACGTCTCATACAAACGATCCGAGGAGCGGGCTATATTCTAAGAGGTGACAACTAA